The DNA segment TATAACCTCCGGGACGGGTTGATGACCCAGCACTCATTGAAGTAATGCCTAAAGGAATTAAGTGGTCCCGCACTTCCGCACTTTCACGAGTGCTTAAGTTAAAAGGAGAATAAGGCAGGAAGAGTCGCATCGCAGTAATAATTTGAACTAATTTTTCGAGGTTTACTAAATGTGGCACCTTAAAACGAGGAGGAGTATGTTTAAGCCTTGGGAAGGAAAGCGAAATGACGCTTTGCCAGCATGTCTTTTCTAAATATTTGGCGTGTAGTGCAAGCCAAACAACATCGAAACGCCAGTCACTGAGTCCTAATAGAACACCGCACGTAAGCCGACGGATACCAGTTCTCCCAGCTCTTTCAAGAGCATCGAGACGGTATAGATAATCCTTTTTCTTCCCAGACAGGTGAACTTTATCGTATGTGTCTTTATCGTAAGTTTCCATATATAAAGTAACACCTTCTGTTCCAGCATGTGCCAATTGGGCATAATGTGCCTCATCCATGGAATATACTTCGACATTGACAGATTTGAAATATTCTTTTGCGATACGTACTGCTTGCTCTATATATTCAACTGGAACACGATTAGGTGCATCACCTGTAAGGAGTAATACGGTCTGAATTCCTTTTTTACTTAATTCAATGCATTCTTCGCGTATTTGTTCTTCTGTTAATGTAACTCGTTTTTCTCGAATACCTGAGTGTGAAGCAAAATAGCAATATACACAATCAGATGCACAAAGATTCGAAAGATAAATAGGAGTGTATAAAGATATGGTTCTTCCAAAATGCCAGCGTGTAAGTTGATTTGCCTTTTGAGCCATTTTTTCAAGGAAGGGAACTGCTTTAGGAGAAAGAAGTGCAATTAAATCCTCAATGGATAAAGAATCGTTCTCTAACGCATGTAAAATCTTATCTTCATTAATTCCTTCATATATTTCCTGAATAAGGTCTGAACTCCACTTGTTGAGAATGTCTGAAAAAGAGTAAGGTTTCATATAATCAATCATTTTATATCGTTATTAAGATTTATTTTTAGAGTTAAACAAGAAACCTGTTAATGGAGAAGAAGCCTCGGCGGTATCACGTTGAGGGCCTAACCCAGCACGGAATGCTAATCGACCTGCTTCCGTGGCTAAACGGAAAGCAGTTGCCATTTTTTCATGGTCTTGTGCGTCTGCAAGAGCGGTATTAACGAGAACTGCATCTGCACCCATTTCCATTGCTTCTGCAGAATGAGAAGGTGCTCCTAATCCTGCATCTACAACAACGGGAACATTAGATTGCTCTATAATAATCTTTATCAGTTCTTTTGTTTTTAATCCCTTATTGCTACCGATGGGAGAACCTAAAGGCATAACTGTTGCTGTGCCTAATTCTTCTAATTTTTTAGCAAGTATGGGGTCTGCCTGAATGTAAGGAAGAACTGTAAAACCATCCTTAATTAATAATTCTGCCGCTTTAAGTGTCTCGATGGGGTCAGGTAGTAAATATCTGGGTTCTGGTGTCAGTTCTAATTTTACCCATGGCTCTAATCCTGCAGAGCGGGCTATGCGTGCTAATTTTAATGCTTCTTCTGCGGTTCTGGCTCCACTGGTATTGGGTAAAATAAGAATCTCTTTGGGGTTGAGGACAGAAAGGATACTGTCATTTTCTGGTTTTTTTAGGTCTACTCGCCTAAGTGCTACTGTTACAATTTCTGTGCCTGAAGCCTTTATTGTTTTTTGTAATGCTTCTGCTGATGGAAATTTGCCAGTGCCAATTAAAAGACGGGATTTAAATTTTCTTCCGGCAATAATTAGCGGGTCATCAAATAAATATGTATTATTTATTTCTTCCATTTGATATGCCTTTTGGAATAATTAAGTTATTAGATATAACAAAGAATGGTTTAATCTCATTTCGATTGATGTATTATATTTTATCAAAAATGAGGATGTTAACGGGTTAGTTTTCAGGCAAGTTAAGATACGAGCCTTCTTCGCTGGGTTTGATTTCTATCCATGCTTTTTTGGGGTCAAACTTAGGCAAACGCCAGAGTATCTCAGGAGTAATGTCTTGAGCATAGATTGGGCTTGTCATAGCATATACTTCCACATCGCCAAATCCTTTTTGTTTTTCAGGTGGGCCTATAATTCTTAATCTATATGCACCACTTCTTGTAGGTTTATCTGTGAATCTAAGTGTAAAATTATCACTTTCAACTATTTTTGTTACAATTGGTCTACCGTTAAATATGACCTCTAATTTTTTTCCTTTAGCATTTGTAACAATCGCTTCAAATCGTATGTCAATACCTAATGGGACAATGCCACCAATAGATACATCAATTTTATTGTCTGCTAATGAATCCGCAACAAAACTGAGTTTTGGACCATTGGGTCCAGAAGAAACATAGGTTCTGCCGAGACGAATACCATCAAGAATAGCGGACAACGATTTTTTTTCAGCTCGAACATAGGTTATAGGTCTTCCTAAAGGCACAGATGGGTTTGATGAATGACTTCCAGCAATACCGCATATCATAGCACCTCTTGCTATTTCATAGTCCCAGAAACGGGCTGCCTGAATATTAGCAGAAACATTAGCAATGTTAGACTCATTTACTGCCGCGGCAAGTGAATAAATAAATTTGCCATCCTTTTTTTCTTTAATCCAGTCATCTAATTTATCCATTGTTAATGGGGGAATGGCTCTCCACTCTCTACACCAGACCTGGATGGCGTTTACATAATTTAATCCCCATTGCCAAAATCCTGTTGGGAAACATGGATGTGCAATTGCGAAAATGCCACCTTGAGCCTGGACACGGATACATTCCCCTTGTGCTTCAGGGATAGTTGATGGTATATCGAGGGGGGTTCGTGGACAGTACACAAGTGCATAACCCATTTTGTCATTACCCCATTTCATTGCTGGAATGAGGACAATCTTCTCAGATTTATATTCTGGGTCTTCAATAGATTTTAGTGTATTTATGTCGGTAATGGCTAAGAAATCGAGATTCTCTTTTTCCGCCCTTTTAATGAGTTCGCCTACTGATTCAGAACCGATACTATATTTGGAAAAGGCACATAGTTCCCCTTTATACCATCCTGGCTTGTCATTAAGAACTTTATCATTTATAGGAATCGTCTTTTTACCTGGGATATCCAATGGATTATATGGGTCGGTTCCTGCTTCAATTTCTACTCTATCAAGAACAAGGTCACAATCACCATCGAAATCTCTAAGGACGAGAGGTCCTGTTGTTCCCTCTAATAGAGTTATAGGTAAAAAAACAGGTTGGTTTTCTTTAATTGTAATGTCTTTTATCTGAACCATGACAGGAACGCCATTGTCGTAGGCGAATATATAGGCGCGAAATTGCCCTATAGGAACGTTCTGTTCTCCTTTTCCCTCTGGAAAGTCAAAACGATATCGTTTTCCTGTCTCTAATTCAAGCAAGTCAATACGAGCACCCCAATATTTTCCAACTGCATCTGTTACATCGATGTCTAATGTGCCTGTAGGCCCAGAATACGTGTTATATGTCTGATTCTCAAATTGGTGAGTGACCGTAGGTTTTTGAGAGGGAGTCTCTTTTTTAGGAGTTTTTTTCTTGGCATACGTATTTTGGGTGATTAAAATTAAGGTAACAGTTATGGTAATAACTAAAAACAACTTTTTTAATTTCACTATCATTAATTATGTCCTATTTGGTTTCTATATGTTAGAAATAGCAACGTGCACCTATATAAATATTTGAATTTTCCATAAATTGCCCAAAAAATGTGTATGGCTCGTTTCCAATAAAAATATTAGCACCTCCTTCGACCCACCAATTGTCATTGATTTTATAACGTATATTCGGTCGTAAATATGAGTCCTGGTCAGTTGGTGAGTAATACATGAACCATGAAAGGATAAGGTTTTGATTTAATAATTGACGTGTGAGCCGTATTGTGGTGACTAAACGGTCCTGGTCTTTGTTATGAACCCAGAAAGGTTGTGCTTCTTTATATTCGTCATAATCTAACATGTGTTCAAGATAAATCTGCAAACCGCCTGTAAAATCTTTAGTCAGTTCTTGTTCATACCCGACAAGGAATCGGAATTCGGAATTGTTTATAAATGGGCTATTACCATCTCTATCTTCTTTAGAATCGTAATAACCCATTTCAATGGAGAGAATCCCTTTCCATACAGGACCACGAAGACTGGTTCCATAAACATTTAGTTTAGGGAAGAATGCCTGTAATGGTGGATATAGTTTTTGACCGCCAGGACTTTTCCATCTACCAGAATAACTGTAAAATGCCAATTCAAATGTGTTTATTTTGCGGTAGGCACGAAAAGCCCACTCATCATCATGGAACCAGTCGCCTGGATGGTCAATACGCACTTCGTTATCCTCACCCTGAAGACTGTTGAATAATGGATTCCAGAACGTAATGGGGTCGCCTGTAATATATCTGTCAGGAGTAAATCGTGGAGTATAAACAATTTCAAAATTGAACCATTCGGGATATAAGCCCAATTTGATGGAATCAGATGGGGCTTTCAAATATTCTTGTTCTCTTCCAACAAAGTAGGAGTTCCAGTCTTTGGGGAACAGGTCATTAATGAAAAGCATATCTCCCGTACCCCATGTTAAGATTTGTCTTCCTAACCGAATATCTAAAAACGATGTGATTGTCCATGATATTCTTGCTTGGCGTAGGTCAAAATTGAGTTCTTCTTCAACAAGGTCACCATAAAAGTCACCTGTAGTTTCTATCTCAATTTTGTCCCAAAATTTTTCAGCTTTAAGTTGTAACCGAGATTCACCAAGAATTAAGTCTTTGGATTGTTGTTTGTCTTCTCGATAGCGAGTGCCAATTCGGTTGTCCAAAAAGCCTTTTATGTCAATACCTAATGGTTTCTTTTTCTCTTGTTTTGCTTTCTCTGTTTTTGGTTGGTCTGGAGTCGGGGCTTGTTCAAGACCTGCGGGTAGTTGCGGTTCGTTTGATGGAGTAGATTCTAATCCTTGTGGTAATTGAGGTTCATTTGAAGGTAACGTATTGTTTAAACCTGCAGGTAAAGGAGGTTCATTATGATTCGTTGATTCTGAAGAGGATGATAATCCTTTAGGTAAGGCAGGTTCATCTGTATAGGAAGTGGAAGGGATAAGAGTTGTTAAAGATAATAAAAGGATAGATAAAATAACAAATAAATAAAACAAATCAATCTTTATCAGGGAGTTAATGTTATTGTCCATTTTTATCTTCCTTCAATAAAATAAATAATAATATATTTTATTATGTATTTTTCTTATCAAAAAAATCGTCAGATATCTTCAATATATTTAAAATTTGTTCCCCATACATTTTCAGGCGAACAGGTCCTAAAATTTTTAATTTTATGAGGTCAGAATGGGTTTTAGGTCCTGCATGGGCGAGGATAGATATTTTATTTTTTGTTAATACAACATCCGAATCAAGATTCCGAGAAGTGGCTAAATTTCTTCGCCATTTCATAAGCAGAGAAACCCTGTTTTTTACTCGTGGGTCGTTATTTTTTCTATGTGAAATATTAATAGGTTCTTTATTTATAAGTGCTTCCCCAATTATTTTGATTAATTCTTGTTTGTTAATATGTTTTGAGATAGATTGTGCACCTTGAATTTTTTCCAATTTCTCTAATGAAGTTGGTAACGACCGTGATATGTTAATCAAACAACGATTTGAGATGAGTTTATTAGGTTGAATGTGGATTTTTTCAGCAAGCGTTTTTCGGTAGTAGTAAAGAGCCTTAAGGGCTTTTATGTTTTTTTCTGGGAGATTCCTATTGCCAAGTAAATTAAGAAATTGAGAGGCATCTTCATCTTTAGAAAATTCATGGGGTAATTCTTCAAAAATTTCCTTTGCTTCTTCCCATAATCCCTTTTCTATTAGTTTTTCTTTCATTATTTCTTCTAATGGAATTAAGTAGTGAGAATCACGATAAGCATAACTTAATTGTTGTTCTGATAAAGGTCTTTTTTTCCAGTCTGATTTTTGATATTTTTTGTCATGATTAATGTTTAGAATGGAGTGAAGGAGAAAAACGAGTCCTAAGTGCTTATAACCTAAGAGTTTGCCAGCCCACATCGTGTCAAAAAGGTTTTTTACTTCCCAGCGGTATTGTGTCCAGAGAAGACGAAGGTCGTATTCACAAGCATGAAAGATTTTTTCAATATTGGGATTGGCTAATAACGTTCCTAATTCGGAAAAGTCAAAATTTGCTAATGGGTCAAGGAGAAAATCATAACCCCTTACTGATATTTGAATTAGACAAATTTCACCAGGGTATTCATAAATGGAATTAGCTTCAAGGTCTAAAGCGATTTTAGGTTCATTACTTAATATTTTTAATACTTTTTCCCAGTCTTTTCGTGTCTGAATAAGATTATAATTGTTAATTACAAAATCAATATTTTTATGAGGCATATAACACGTATCAATATTATTTAATTGTAGATAGTTTACAAATTCTTTTTTGCATAAGCGATTCCATTTTCAAATATTTTCAACCCATCTCCAGAACCTTCCAATTTAATGCGGTTCCAGAGAGGATGTAATTTTGAGTCCCAGAACCCTTCTGGATGTGGCATAAGCCCAAAAATTCTACCGTTAGGGTTACATATCCCAGCAATATCATTGATAGAACCATTAGGATTGCTTGGATACTCATTGTTTGCAAGTGTTCCATCTGGCTTCATGTATTGTAATACAATTTGGTTTTGCTTGTGTAATTTTTCCAAAACAAGTGGGTCTTTGGTTAAAAACTTTCCTTCTCCGTGTCGCACAGGTAAATCTAATTGGTTTATGTCTTTTGTCCATACACAAGGTGAATGGGGATTTATTTTTAGATGTACCCATCGGTCTTCAAAACGGCCAGAATTGTTGTGGGTTAATGTGACTAATTGTTTAAATTCGCCATCGAATAAGGGAAGAATTCCCATTTTTACCATGACTTGAAAGCCATTACAGATTCCAATTATTAATTTTCCATCATTAATAAATTTTTGGAGTGGTTTTTCCAATCGGTAGCGGATTCTATTTGCAAGGATTCTTCCAGAGGCGACGTCGTCGCCGAAGGAGAACCCCCCAGGGATAGCGAAGATCTTTGAAGATTCGAGATAATCTGGTTTTTCAATAAGGTCATTTAAATGAATAAGTAATGGTTCAGCACCTGCTTTTTGGAAAGCGTATGCCGTTTCGCGTTCACAATTAATACCAAAACCTGTTAGTACAAGAACCTTAACCATAGTATATCCTTAAATACGCAATGTTTTTTGCCATGCCTCTTTAAGTTCGTAAATGGTAGTGTGTATAACTGGATGTCCAGTATATCCATTTATAGTAAAATCAGGGGCAGAGGTAACGTTACCAAGATAATAAATATTTACATCGTTCATTAATTTTAAAAATGCGTTCTCTTTATGTTCTGGGACAGAGACAATATGTCGGCAGGGTGTTTCACTAAATAGGGAGACTATATCATCTTCAATTTGTAGTGGTTGTATGTTTATTTCCATACCAAGAGCACCAGCAAATGCACTTTCCGCTAAGGTGACTGCAAGTCCTCCATCGGAACAGTCATGGCATGAGGAAATTAACCCTTGTTTAATAGCCTCATGGATTCGTGTATATTGTATTACAGCTTCTGTAGGTGTAACGATTGGAACAGTTCCACCCTCGATATTATTTAATACTGCCCATTCACTTCCGCCGAGTGCCTCAACAGTTTTACCAATAAGATAGATTCTATCACCGGGTTGTTTTACATCCATCGTCATTGTTTGCTGAATATCATTTATAAAACCGATAGCTGTGAAAAGTAATGTGGGAGGTATTGAAATTTTTATATTGCCAATCTTATAGTCGTTTTTCATACTATCTTTACCGCTAATAAGCGGGATTTTGTATGTAACACATGTATCGTATAGTCCTTGGCATGTTAGGACTAATTGGGCTAATTTATGGGCACCATCAGGAGTTTTTTCACTTTCTACAGGGTCAGGCCAACAGAAATTGTCTAAACCCGCAATATCTCCTAATTGCACTCCTACTGCAACAAGATTTCTAACAGCTTCATCCACAGCATTCGCAGACATTTGATAACAATCGAGGTCACTGTATTTGGGGCAAATACCGCATGCGACTGCAAGTCCACGATTGGAGTCATATACTGGTCGTATGACAGAGGCATCGCCAGGTCCATCGTAAGTTGCACCTTGAAATGGTTTTAATATGGTTTGTGCCTGTACCTCATGGTCATACATCCGCACAAAGGATTCTTTACTACATACATTTAAACTACCTAATACCTTTTTTAGGTCATCAGTTAAATCCAATTTTTTGGGGATATTAAATCTTTTTGATGGTGAAGGTGTAAGTTTTGCTCTTAACTGCATTGTAGGGACACCCTCATGGAGGAAATGCATAGATAAAGAGGCAATTAATTTATTATTGTAATAACAGTTAAGATATCCAGAATCTGTAAATTTACCGAGAACCGTTGCCTCTACGTCTCTACGCTTTGCAAGTTCGAGAAATTCATCAATGTGTTCAGGTGGTACTGCGAGAGTCATTCGTTCTTGTGATTCAGATAGAAAAATCTCCCATGGTGCAAGCCCAGCATATTTAAGAGGTGCTCGGTCTAAATAAACATTTGCACCTCCTGGAATTCTTGCCATTTCTCCAATACTTGAAGATAAGCCACCTGCACCGTCATCGGTAACTGCATTGTATAAAGACCGATCCCTTGCCTCAAAAAGGAAGTCCGAAAGTTTCTTCTGCGTAATGGGGTCGCCTATTTGGACGGCTGTGACTGGGGAACCTTCATGGAGCTCTTCCGATGAGAAAGTAGCACCGTGTATTCCGTCTTTGCCTATTCTTCCGCCAAGCATAACAATCAGGTCGCCACTGCGTGCTTGTTTCTCATGGCTGGGTTTCCCATTAATCTTATTAGGGATTATTCCACCTGTGCCACAGAAGACTAAAGGTTTCCCTAAAAAACGTTCATGAAACACAATTGCTCCATTAACTGTGGGTATACCACTTTGATTGCCTCCGTCTCTCACACCAGCATGAACGCCACGGAGCACTCTTCGTGGATGGAATAATCGTTCTGGAATTTTCCCTTCATAGAAAGGTGATGCAAAACAAAATACATCTGTATTGAAAATACAACGGCAACCTAAACCAGCACCTAAAATATCACGATTTACACCAACAATACCTGTAATAGCACCACCATAAGGGTCAAGTGCTGAAGGGCTATTATGTGTTTCGACTTTCATTGAAATAAGATGATTATCATCAAATCGTATAAGACCTGCATTATCGTGGAAAACACTTACCAGCCAATTAATTTCGGATTGGAGTTTTTCTGTAACAGATTTTATATATGTTTTGAATAGACTATTGATTTTTTGGGTCTCATTATCATTTTCGAAGTTAATCTCTGCATTAAATATTTTATGTTTGCAGTGTTCAGACCATGTTTGTGCCAAAATTTCTAATTCAATATCAGTTGGACAATCAGGTAAATTATGCTTTTTCCTATGGTTCTTCGTTTCTGGATTCTGATAATAGTCTTTAATGGCTTTCATTTCACGTAGGTCAAGGGCTAATAATCTTTTTTGGCTTAATTCAACCAATCCTTTATCGTCCAAATCTAAAGAAATGGTTTCTACAATGCTTTCCGTTTTTTCCTTTACAATAGGAGGTGGTAATAAAAAAAGGTCATCTTTTGTTGAAAGTTCATTTAGAGATAGCACACACCAGTGTTGGATAAGTTCATTTGCAAGAAGTTCTCTCGCAATTTTTGAACAAAGGTCTTTAGATAAACCTGCAAACCAATACATTGTTGATTTGAAAACAAGTTCATCCGATTTTAAATCGCGAGAAATGGTATCCTGAATTCCCTCTCGTGCACTTTTACCAACATTGTCCGTAACTCCAGGGCGAAATCCAACCTCAACAACATGTTGGTATTCATGGGAGAAGAGAATATGCTTATTTATTGATGAAATTTGTATTACAGAATCGGTAAATAATTCATTTGCTATTTTTATTAGTTCATGTTCTGTGAGATTTGCCATGATTGTATATACATCAACCACACGAATAGAATTACAGGTAATGGCTAAATCGTCTTTTATTTGTGAACATAAACTTTTACCGATAGGGTCCGTCAGTTCCGGTCGAACAGAGACTTCAATTCGGTTGAGCATATTTTAAATTCCCTTTATAATACACTTTCCTTTCGCCATTGATTATTTTTCCTACAATATGTACAGTTACACCTGCTTGTTCGAATGCTTTCAATACTTTGGGTAGATGTTCTTCTGGAATGATAAATAGTAAACCAAGCCCCATATTAAAAACACGCAACATTTCTTCATCATCTACATTTCCAGTTTCTTTTAAGAAGCGGAATAGGTATGGCACTTCCCAACTACCAAGGTTAATTTCCGCACCTATATTTTCAGGTAGAATTCGCGGTAGATTTTCTGTAATACCCCCTCCTGTAATATGAGCCATACCACGAACGTCTGCTAACTTCATGACTATTTGCATAATCTTTGAGTAGCAGAGATGAGGAGCCATTAAAGTATCGTATACGGATTGATTTGTTCCTGGAAATGTATCTTCTAATTTTAATTTTGCTACTTCAAAACATATTTTACGTGCGAGGGTGTATCCGTTTGTGTGTAACCCTGAAGAAGCAAGTCCGAGTATAACATCGCCAGATTGAATATGTGAGCCATCAACGATTTTTTTACGGTCTACAATTCCAACAATAGTTCCTACAAGGTCATACTCTTCTGGTTTATATACATCAGGCATTTCTGCAGTCTCTCCTCCGATGAGAGCACAACCAGCCTGACCGCAACCTAATGTGAGCCCACGTACAACCTCAATAATTGTCGAAGGATTTAATTTGCCCATGGCAATATAATCAAGAAAAAAGAGAGGTTTTGCACCTTGAACTAAAATGTCGTTTACGCAATGGGAGACGAGGTCAATTCCCACTGTATCATGTTTATTTGCCATAATCGCTAATTTTAGTTTTGTTCCTACTCCGTCAATACTTGAAACGAGAACAGGTTCTTCAATACCTTGTAAGTCAGGTTGGAAAAGTCCACCAAATAATCCTATGTTATATAAGACTTGGTCGTTGAACGTCCTTTTAACTAATTCTTTAATTTCGCTAACTGCTTCATTCGCAGCGTCAATATTAACGCCTGCGTCTTTATAACTTAATTTTCGTGTTTCGTCGTCCATAAATTATTCCTCTAATTAATTGCCCAATAAATTGGTAGTATAATAGCATATATAGAAATATAAATCGAATAGAGCATACCTTTACTATAAGGGAGGTAATATTAGAATTCATGGAAAAGGTGAAAAATGAACTTTATCATCAAATATGAATATGAATTTATTTAAAAATGAAAATGTAATTCATACCTTAATATTTTCATCAATTGTTTTGCCTCCTTTAATTTTTTCTTTTGAGTTCACTTCCTTCCTATATCCCAAAGAAATTGTGTTGAGTGGTTTACTTCTACTCTTGT comes from the Candidatus Hydrogenedens sp. genome and includes:
- the purQ gene encoding phosphoribosylformylglycinamidine synthase I, with product MVKVLVLTGFGINCERETAYAFQKAGAEPLLIHLNDLIEKPDYLESSKIFAIPGGFSFGDDVASGRILANRIRYRLEKPLQKFINDGKLIIGICNGFQVMVKMGILPLFDGEFKQLVTLTHNNSGRFEDRWVHLKINPHSPCVWTKDINQLDLPVRHGEGKFLTKDPLVLEKLHKQNQIVLQYMKPDGTLANNEYPSNPNGSINDIAGICNPNGRIFGLMPHPEGFWDSKLHPLWNRIKLEGSGDGLKIFENGIAYAKKNL
- a CDS encoding ribonuclease D; this translates as MPHKNIDFVINNYNLIQTRKDWEKVLKILSNEPKIALDLEANSIYEYPGEICLIQISVRGYDFLLDPLANFDFSELGTLLANPNIEKIFHACEYDLRLLWTQYRWEVKNLFDTMWAGKLLGYKHLGLVFLLHSILNINHDKKYQKSDWKKRPLSEQQLSYAYRDSHYLIPLEEIMKEKLIEKGLWEEAKEIFEELPHEFSKDEDASQFLNLLGNRNLPEKNIKALKALYYYRKTLAEKIHIQPNKLISNRCLINISRSLPTSLEKLEKIQGAQSISKHINKQELIKIIGEALINKEPINISHRKNNDPRVKNRVSLLMKWRRNLATSRNLDSDVVLTKNKISILAHAGPKTHSDLIKLKILGPVRLKMYGEQILNILKISDDFFDKKNT
- a CDS encoding CehA/McbA family metallohydrolase: MIVKLKKLFLVITITVTLILITQNTYAKKKTPKKETPSQKPTVTHQFENQTYNTYSGPTGTLDIDVTDAVGKYWGARIDLLELETGKRYRFDFPEGKGEQNVPIGQFRAYIFAYDNGVPVMVQIKDITIKENQPVFLPITLLEGTTGPLVLRDFDGDCDLVLDRVEIEAGTDPYNPLDIPGKKTIPINDKVLNDKPGWYKGELCAFSKYSIGSESVGELIKRAEKENLDFLAITDINTLKSIEDPEYKSEKIVLIPAMKWGNDKMGYALVYCPRTPLDIPSTIPEAQGECIRVQAQGGIFAIAHPCFPTGFWQWGLNYVNAIQVWCREWRAIPPLTMDKLDDWIKEKKDGKFIYSLAAAVNESNIANVSANIQAARFWDYEIARGAMICGIAGSHSSNPSVPLGRPITYVRAEKKSLSAILDGIRLGRTYVSSGPNGPKLSFVADSLADNKIDVSIGGIVPLGIDIRFEAIVTNAKGKKLEVIFNGRPIVTKIVESDNFTLRFTDKPTRSGAYRLRIIGPPEKQKGFGDVEVYAMTSPIYAQDITPEILWRLPKFDPKKAWIEIKPSEEGSYLNLPEN
- a CDS encoding AIR synthase-related protein gives rise to the protein MLNRIEVSVRPELTDPIGKSLCSQIKDDLAITCNSIRVVDVYTIMANLTEHELIKIANELFTDSVIQISSINKHILFSHEYQHVVEVGFRPGVTDNVGKSAREGIQDTISRDLKSDELVFKSTMYWFAGLSKDLCSKIARELLANELIQHWCVLSLNELSTKDDLFLLPPPIVKEKTESIVETISLDLDDKGLVELSQKRLLALDLREMKAIKDYYQNPETKNHRKKHNLPDCPTDIELEILAQTWSEHCKHKIFNAEINFENDNETQKINSLFKTYIKSVTEKLQSEINWLVSVFHDNAGLIRFDDNHLISMKVETHNSPSALDPYGGAITGIVGVNRDILGAGLGCRCIFNTDVFCFASPFYEGKIPERLFHPRRVLRGVHAGVRDGGNQSGIPTVNGAIVFHERFLGKPLVFCGTGGIIPNKINGKPSHEKQARSGDLIVMLGGRIGKDGIHGATFSSEELHEGSPVTAVQIGDPITQKKLSDFLFEARDRSLYNAVTDDGAGGLSSSIGEMARIPGGANVYLDRAPLKYAGLAPWEIFLSESQERMTLAVPPEHIDEFLELAKRRDVEATVLGKFTDSGYLNCYYNNKLIASLSMHFLHEGVPTMQLRAKLTPSPSKRFNIPKKLDLTDDLKKVLGSLNVCSKESFVRMYDHEVQAQTILKPFQGATYDGPGDASVIRPVYDSNRGLAVACGICPKYSDLDCYQMSANAVDEAVRNLVAVGVQLGDIAGLDNFCWPDPVESEKTPDGAHKLAQLVLTCQGLYDTCVTYKIPLISGKDSMKNDYKIGNIKISIPPTLLFTAIGFINDIQQTMTMDVKQPGDRIYLIGKTVEALGGSEWAVLNNIEGGTVPIVTPTEAVIQYTRIHEAIKQGLISSCHDCSDGGLAVTLAESAFAGALGMEINIQPLQIEDDIVSLFSETPCRHIVSVPEHKENAFLKLMNDVNIYYLGNVTSAPDFTINGYTGHPVIHTTIYELKEAWQKTLRI
- a CDS encoding thiazole synthase; this encodes MEEINNTYLFDDPLIIAGRKFKSRLLIGTGKFPSAEALQKTIKASGTEIVTVALRRVDLKKPENDSILSVLNPKEILILPNTSGARTAEEALKLARIARSAGLEPWVKLELTPEPRYLLPDPIETLKAAELLIKDGFTVLPYIQADPILAKKLEELGTATVMPLGSPIGSNKGLKTKELIKIIIEQSNVPVVVDAGLGAPSHSAEAMEMGADAVLVNTALADAQDHEKMATAFRLATEAGRLAFRAGLGPQRDTAEASSPLTGFLFNSKNKS
- the purM gene encoding phosphoribosylformylglycinamidine cyclo-ligase: MDDETRKLSYKDAGVNIDAANEAVSEIKELVKRTFNDQVLYNIGLFGGLFQPDLQGIEEPVLVSSIDGVGTKLKLAIMANKHDTVGIDLVSHCVNDILVQGAKPLFFLDYIAMGKLNPSTIIEVVRGLTLGCGQAGCALIGGETAEMPDVYKPEEYDLVGTIVGIVDRKKIVDGSHIQSGDVILGLASSGLHTNGYTLARKICFEVAKLKLEDTFPGTNQSVYDTLMAPHLCYSKIMQIVMKLADVRGMAHITGGGITENLPRILPENIGAEINLGSWEVPYLFRFLKETGNVDDEEMLRVFNMGLGLLFIIPEEHLPKVLKAFEQAGVTVHIVGKIINGERKVYYKGNLKYAQPN
- the thiH gene encoding 2-iminoacetate synthase ThiH, with amino-acid sequence MKPYSFSDILNKWSSDLIQEIYEGINEDKILHALENDSLSIEDLIALLSPKAVPFLEKMAQKANQLTRWHFGRTISLYTPIYLSNLCASDCVYCYFASHSGIREKRVTLTEEQIREECIELSKKGIQTVLLLTGDAPNRVPVEYIEQAVRIAKEYFKSVNVEVYSMDEAHYAQLAHAGTEGVTLYMETYDKDTYDKVHLSGKKKDYLYRLDALERAGRTGIRRLTCGVLLGLSDWRFDVVWLALHAKYLEKTCWQSVISLSFPRLKHTPPRFKVPHLVNLEKLVQIITAMRLFLPYSPFNLSTRESAEVRDHLIPLGITSMSAGSSTRPGGYKVYQDTTTSQRPVLEQFEIDDHRTVEEVVSAIKAQGYDPVWVDFEPGFIKSL